Proteins from a single region of Candidatus Parcubacteria bacterium:
- a CDS encoding hypothetical protein (Derived by automated computational analysis using gene prediction method: GeneMarkS-2+.): MEQFFKFLFGLAVFVYGLIYIGIFLLIIKIVLMFQSPINILGLIIR; this comes from the coding sequence ATGGAACAGTTTTTTAAATTTTTGTTTGGCTTAGCTGTCTTTGTCTATGGTCTAATCTACATCGGCATTTTTCTCTTAATTATTAAAATTGTTTTAATGTTTCAGTCACCAATAAATATTTTAGGTTTAATAATCCGTTAA
- a CDS encoding hypothetical protein (Derived by automated computational analysis using gene prediction method: GeneMarkS-2+.) has translation MFPFRSKKSKKKSSSIRRDYQKKNFNNPFFNKKGKNKKRRPWWRWLLLLPVLAFLICYLLNAPWLKISQVTVNGLGRLPESAILKNVSQEMSEPAGKFFKKENILLFNTSDAAAALLEEFNFSQIKISKSYFPNELIIKIEERPYAFIWIEEGKTYYSDSGGFIINDQEVSAEDLLRLPVIENQSQKKLVKGGVLDLPAEYLEYIFNFKEATELYPDLTISKFIVPQQDVKLKSLRVLFTDGLLAYFSIDSDIKDKLLALEVVKKEKIKDNLSSISYLDLRYGDKIFIGNK, from the coding sequence ATGTTTCCTTTCCGCTCCAAAAAATCTAAGAAAAAAAGTTCTTCGATCAGACGTGATTATCAAAAGAAGAATTTTAATAATCCCTTTTTTAACAAAAAAGGGAAAAATAAAAAAAGGCGGCCATGGTGGCGATGGTTATTGCTGTTGCCAGTATTAGCATTTCTAATTTGTTATCTCCTTAACGCCCCTTGGCTTAAGATTTCGCAAGTGACTGTTAACGGTTTAGGACGTTTACCAGAGAGTGCGATTTTAAAAAATGTCAGCCAAGAGATGTCTGAACCAGCGGGTAAATTCTTCAAGAAAGAGAATATTCTTCTTTTTAACACTAGCGATGCGGCGGCCGCTCTATTAGAAGAGTTTAATTTTTCACAAATTAAAATTAGTAAGAGTTATTTTCCCAATGAACTCATAATTAAAATTGAAGAGCGTCCTTATGCTTTTATCTGGATTGAGGAAGGGAAGACCTATTATAGCGATTCGGGCGGGTTTATCATTAATGATCAGGAAGTGAGCGCTGAAGATCTGCTGCGCCTCCCGGTAATTGAGAATCAGTCCCAAAAGAAACTGGTTAAAGGCGGTGTCTTAGATTTACCAGCGGAGTATTTAGAATATATTTTTAATTTTAAAGAAGCCACCGAACTTTACCCTGACTTGACAATTTCTAAATTTATTGTTCCTCAACAAGATGTCAAACTTAAGAGCCTGCGCGTCTTATTTACTGATGGTTTATTAGCCTATTTTTCCATTGACAGTGATATTAAGGACAAGCTTTTAGCCTTGGAAGTTGTCAAAAAAGAGAAAATCAAGGATAATCTAAGTAGCATCAGTTATCTTGATTTACGTTACGGTGATAAAATCTTTATTGGTAATAAATAA
- the gltX gene encoding glutamate--tRNA ligase (Derived by automated computational analysis using gene prediction method: Protein Homology. GO_component: GO:0009332 - glutamate-tRNA ligase complex [Evidence IEA]; GO_function: GO:0004818 - glutamate-tRNA ligase activity [Evidence IEA]; GO_process: GO:0006424 - glutamyl-tRNA aminoacylation [Evidence IEA]) translates to MNNHQPPVRIRFAPSPTGFLHIGNFRVALFDYLIAKNLGGDFILRIEDTDQKREVPGAAEKLIKVLKSFSLSFDEGPHVGGDFGPYIQSQRLEIYQEEVKKLLTSGKAYRCFCSEERLVARRAEQEANKEAPRYDRHCRDLTPAESEARAAAGEPFVIRQKMPLSGKTTVFDELRGEITFNNADLDDQVLIKSNGVPTYQFANVVDDHLMGITHVTRGDEWLSSFPKNILLYQDFGWTPPRFIHFPLILNKEGGGKLSKRKGDVFVEDYLAKGYLPEALINFCALLGWHPKDDQEILSLKELVGCFNYRDIGVSPAVFDLEKLNYYNGYYIRQRDLAELVELCRPYLETAGYDLAAADLKAVIAVSRDRLKVLNEIAPLTHYFFKEPEYDVSLLIWKNLSPTQVQENLKELLIVLKEVPETEWNKENLEEVILSYLKEKNHKNGDFLWPWRVALTGEKASPSPFEVAAVLGKRQAEARLKSAINRLSKGGHNSYTA, encoded by the coding sequence ATGAATAATCATCAGCCTCCCGTGCGAATTCGTTTTGCCCCGTCACCAACAGGCTTTTTACACATCGGCAACTTTCGCGTCGCTCTTTTTGATTATCTAATCGCCAAAAACTTAGGCGGTGATTTTATCTTGCGCATTGAGGATACTGATCAAAAAAGAGAAGTTCCGGGAGCGGCCGAAAAATTAATTAAGGTTTTAAAAAGTTTTTCTTTGAGTTTTGATGAGGGGCCGCATGTCGGCGGCGATTTTGGTCCCTATATTCAAAGCCAACGCTTAGAAATCTATCAAGAAGAAGTCAAGAAATTATTAACAAGTGGTAAAGCTTATCGCTGTTTTTGTTCGGAGGAACGTCTGGTCGCTAGACGAGCGGAACAGGAGGCGAACAAAGAGGCGCCGCGTTATGATCGCCACTGTCGCGACTTAACCCCAGCCGAAAGCGAGGCGCGGGCCGCCGCCGGTGAGCCCTTCGTCATTCGTCAGAAAATGCCGCTCTCCGGAAAAACTACCGTTTTTGATGAACTTCGGGGCGAAATTACTTTTAACAACGCTGATTTAGATGACCAAGTCTTAATTAAGTCTAACGGGGTACCGACTTATCAATTCGCAAATGTTGTTGATGACCATTTAATGGGAATTACTCATGTTACCCGTGGCGATGAGTGGCTATCTTCCTTCCCGAAAAATATTTTACTATACCAAGATTTTGGTTGGACGCCGCCGCGCTTTATCCATTTTCCTTTAATTTTAAATAAAGAAGGCGGGGGTAAATTAAGTAAGCGCAAAGGCGATGTTTTTGTGGAAGATTATTTAGCGAAAGGCTACTTGCCGGAAGCCTTGATAAATTTTTGCGCTCTTTTAGGCTGGCATCCTAAGGACGACCAAGAAATTCTTAGTCTAAAGGAGTTAGTGGGGTGTTTTAATTATCGCGACATTGGTGTTTCGCCGGCGGTCTTTGATTTAGAAAAATTGAATTATTATAACGGTTATTATATCCGCCAACGTGATTTGGCTGAGTTGGTGGAACTTTGTCGTCCTTATTTAGAAACGGCGGGTTATGATTTGGCGGCCGCCGATTTAAAGGCAGTTATTGCTGTTAGCCGCGATCGTCTCAAAGTTTTAAATGAAATTGCGCCGCTCACTCATTATTTTTTCAAGGAGCCGGAATATGATGTTAGTCTTCTGATTTGGAAGAACTTAAGCCCCACTCAAGTTCAAGAAAATCTCAAAGAATTATTAATTGTTTTAAAAGAAGTTCCCGAGACGGAGTGGAATAAGGAAAATCTTGAAGAAGTTATTTTGTCTTATCTTAAAGAAAAAAACCATAAAAATGGTGATTTTCTTTGGCCTTGGCGCGTCGCTCTAACAGGTGAGAAAGCGAGCCCGAGTCCTTTTGAGGTGGCCGCGGTACTCGGAAAAAGGCAGGCCGAGGCTCGTCTTAAGAGCGCCATCAACCGCCTGTCTAAAGGTGGCCACAATAGTTATACAGCTTAA
- a CDS encoding hypothetical protein (Derived by automated computational analysis using gene prediction method: GeneMarkS-2+.) produces the protein MAACSKDDIPEGTGLPVTGEVSFRVNGEVFAPSDTVYSQTKETATFELLIGGKKMSATWHFSEPQKENSLLGLTFNQQGKFKLTATVAEKNYFLNVFVADEYKLKVNDQSADLIQVAKGEELKFKVSSSLGGDIYSSFNLGDDRQIQGYQPKASYNDYGSYTIKAKFKNRQLSTVVKVVKVSEPAIILLESRVDNGFIYGTLGFKASVLPNWTPDKKTYVSGEIPGAYWKDYEITERETINETAYFKFKFSSLPGKFRLSWTQLKDGYTKFNYDDCNWAWDPTSPYWTTDYLFVFYIRIENGKAVIKNY, from the coding sequence ATGGCCGCTTGTTCAAAAGACGACATCCCTGAGGGGACTGGACTCCCGGTTACCGGCGAGGTGAGTTTTAGGGTTAATGGCGAAGTTTTTGCCCCTAGTGATACGGTATATTCCCAAACCAAAGAAACCGCTACCTTTGAGCTTTTAATTGGCGGAAAGAAAATGTCAGCGACTTGGCACTTTAGCGAACCCCAGAAAGAAAATTCACTATTAGGCCTAACCTTTAACCAACAAGGAAAATTCAAATTAACAGCGACAGTTGCAGAGAAGAATTATTTTTTAAACGTCTTCGTGGCCGATGAATATAAGCTCAAAGTTAACGATCAAAGCGCTGACTTGATCCAAGTTGCCAAAGGAGAAGAATTAAAATTTAAAGTTTCTAGCTCTTTAGGAGGAGATATTTATAGCTCCTTTAACCTGGGTGATGATCGTCAAATCCAAGGTTATCAACCAAAAGCCAGTTACAATGATTATGGTTCTTATACCATAAAGGCAAAGTTTAAAAACCGCCAACTAAGCACGGTCGTAAAAGTTGTTAAGGTGTCTGAACCAGCAATCATTTTGCTTGAGTCTCGCGTTGATAACGGCTTCATCTATGGAACCTTAGGCTTTAAAGCATCTGTCCTTCCCAATTGGACGCCGGACAAAAAAACCTATGTGAGCGGTGAAATCCCCGGCGCTTATTGGAAAGATTACGAAATAACCGAAAGAGAAACTATCAATGAAACGGCTTATTTTAAATTTAAGTTCTCTTCTCTGCCCGGAAAATTTCGACTTTCTTGGACTCAGTTAAAAGATGGTTACACTAAATTCAATTATGATGATTGTAATTGGGCCTGGGATCCAACTTCTCCCTACTGGACTACCGACTACCTATTTGTCTTCTATATTAGAATTGAGAATGGCAAAGCGGTAATTAAAAATTATTAA
- a CDS encoding WecB/TagA/CpsF family glycosyltransferase (Derived by automated computational analysis using gene prediction method: Protein Homology. GO_function: GO:0016757 - glycosyltransferase activity [Evidence IEA]; GO_process: GO:0043163 - cell envelope organization [Evidence IEA]), producing MARILGIKISILNRQEISERWDLFLTSDRPHLVTTPNPEIILAARKDEEYFYILNQADLAIADGFGLVLAGHLGGKKFTRLTGSDITPELLTKAEKEAYPVAVLNWNAGLSSAVEIDNALKLKWPQLNSKVLDIPREVRLTESELKVLENFAPKIVFCTLGAPWQEKLLWRSLPQLKSTRIAIGIGGSFDFITRKAIRAPQFWRQLGLEWLWRLIKQPRRFKRIWRATVVFGLKVLKETLINPLVYRHNVVILIYSIIGKQPRILIVKRQDEPGHWQLPQGGTDGQGLKKGGLREAREELGLSNLQVKGVYPHLHSYRFKSGRNKKTNYKGQRQGLLIAEFLGSDDEVAINYWDHSAWRWVKPEDLVASVHPHRQAGAQKFLNKFLETIKYE from the coding sequence ATGGCCAGAATTTTGGGAATAAAAATTAGCATTCTAAATAGACAAGAAATCAGTGAACGCTGGGATCTTTTTTTAACATCGGACCGGCCACACTTAGTTACCACTCCTAATCCAGAAATTATTTTGGCGGCCAGAAAAGATGAGGAGTATTTTTATATTTTAAATCAAGCCGATTTGGCAATAGCTGACGGGTTTGGTTTAGTTTTGGCAGGTCATTTAGGTGGAAAAAAATTTACTCGGCTAACCGGTTCGGATATTACTCCGGAATTATTAACTAAGGCGGAGAAAGAAGCTTATCCGGTAGCAGTTTTAAATTGGAATGCCGGCCTTTCCTCGGCTGTAGAAATTGATAATGCTCTTAAGTTAAAATGGCCGCAATTAAATTCTAAAGTTTTAGATATCCCCCGTGAAGTTCGCTTAACAGAATCAGAATTAAAAGTTTTAGAAAATTTTGCGCCAAAAATAGTTTTTTGTACTTTAGGGGCCCCTTGGCAAGAAAAACTTTTGTGGCGCAGCTTACCACAACTAAAAAGCACGCGAATTGCCATCGGGATTGGCGGTTCCTTTGATTTTATAACCAGAAAAGCGATTCGGGCGCCACAGTTTTGGCGGCAACTTGGTTTAGAATGGCTCTGGCGTTTAATTAAGCAACCGCGCCGCTTTAAGAGAATCTGGCGAGCAACGGTTGTCTTTGGTCTAAAGGTTTTGAAGGAAACTTTAATCAATCCTTTAGTTTATCGGCACAATGTGGTAATTTTAATTTACTCGATTATCGGTAAGCAGCCGCGAATTTTAATTGTTAAGCGCCAGGATGAGCCGGGACATTGGCAACTGCCCCAAGGCGGTACCGATGGCCAGGGCCTTAAAAAAGGGGGCTTGCGCGAAGCCCGCGAAGAATTAGGGCTAAGCAATTTACAAGTTAAAGGTGTTTATCCGCATCTACATTCTTATCGTTTTAAAAGTGGGCGCAATAAAAAAACTAATTACAAAGGTCAACGTCAAGGACTTTTAATCGCTGAGTTTCTAGGTAGTGATGATGAAGTAGCTATCAATTATTGGGATCACAGCGCTTGGCGCTGGGTCAAGCCCGAAGATTTAGTGGCCTCGGTCCATCCGCATCGTCAAGCGGGCGCCCAAAAATTTCTTAATAAATTTTTAGAAACTATAAAATATGAATAA
- a CDS encoding magnesium transporter CorA family protein (Derived by automated computational analysis using gene prediction method: Protein Homology. GO_function: GO:0046873 - metal ion transmembrane transporter activity [Evidence IEA]; GO_process: GO:0030001 - metal ion transport [Evidence IEA]): protein MTKKERVPKRIQEVRIDNPSSPGYALRWINIVDAGRHEINYFKKKFGFADDHLQASISTNIAQRPMVEVKDGYIFIILHFPTFQGEKVVAGEIEFFIGHGYLITLHNNNLKPLNKFFTYCQEHPQELLAFQTESSSTLLYELLSRLIRDTYNILDHNSVNITETEEIIFDGKPKAAAGKILTLRRNIINVRKITKNHATIMQSLQEMKSNLVPRESIQRHYEDLEEHSRQIWDILDMQRELVEALHDTNESLLNNKTNDIMMMLTIFSVLMLPLTLITGIFGMNAKDMPIVNHSNGFWIITGIMLASLLGLLSLFKRNKWL from the coding sequence ATGACCAAAAAAGAGCGGGTTCCCAAACGAATTCAAGAGGTTCGAATTGACAACCCCAGTAGTCCCGGCTATGCGTTACGCTGGATAAATATTGTTGACGCCGGCCGCCACGAAATAAACTATTTTAAGAAAAAATTTGGTTTTGCTGATGACCATTTACAAGCCTCTATTTCTACCAATATCGCCCAACGGCCGATGGTGGAGGTAAAAGATGGTTATATTTTTATCATTCTCCACTTCCCTACCTTCCAAGGCGAAAAAGTTGTGGCTGGAGAAATTGAATTTTTTATTGGCCACGGTTATCTCATTACTTTGCATAATAATAATTTAAAACCGCTTAATAAATTTTTTACTTACTGTCAGGAACATCCTCAAGAATTATTAGCTTTTCAAACCGAAAGCTCCAGCACGCTTCTTTACGAACTTCTTAGCCGTCTAATCAGGGATACCTATAACATTCTCGATCACAACAGTGTTAACATTACTGAGACCGAAGAAATTATTTTTGATGGTAAGCCCAAGGCAGCAGCCGGAAAAATATTAACCCTCCGGCGCAACATCATCAATGTCCGCAAAATTACCAAGAACCACGCCACGATCATGCAATCTCTCCAGGAGATGAAAAGTAATCTAGTGCCACGTGAGTCCATTCAAAGACACTACGAAGATTTAGAGGAGCACTCCCGGCAGATCTGGGATATTTTAGATATGCAACGTGAGTTAGTAGAAGCTCTACATGACACCAATGAATCACTGCTTAACAACAAGACAAACGATATTATGATGATGCTTACCATCTTCTCCGTCTTGATGTTACCTTTAACCTTAATCACCGGAATCTTTGGAATGAACGCCAAAGATATGCCAATCGTCAACCACTCCAATGGTTTTTGGATTATTACCGGTATTATGCTCGCCTCTCTACTGGGCCTTTTATCGCTCTTTAAGCGAAATAAGTGGCTATAA
- a CDS encoding glycosyltransferase family 4 protein (Derived by automated computational analysis using gene prediction method: Protein Homology. GO_function: GO:0016757 - glycosyltransferase activity [Evidence IEA]), protein MKIAFIGQKGIPTKTGGVERYVENLATNMVKAGHDVTVYSRSSYNTEKLKEWNGIRIITTPAIASKNLDAITSTFFACLDLVRRRYDIIHIQSIGPGSLLWLAKLLKPRTKVVFTFHCQDYYHKKWGHFAKWYLKFGEVVGNRLADKVFTVSKSLAQYAKDHYGAEALCIPSSAQVSSLAPADEITKQWGLTKDSYLVSIGRLVRHKGIHYLIKAYQELKTDKKLVIVGDGSFTDDYVTELKELAAGNPSIIFTGNQTGQTLKELYSNAAIFVQPSESEGLSFALIEAMSYARPCVVSNIDSNAEGLADAGVYFEDRNYEDLRNKLQALLDQPEQLAAFGNAALERVKKEYEAGKIAQDMIIAYTEVLTKNKVRASVTPSPALPK, encoded by the coding sequence ATGAAAATTGCCTTTATCGGACAAAAAGGGATTCCTACTAAAACCGGTGGCGTCGAACGTTATGTAGAAAATTTAGCGACGAACATGGTTAAGGCGGGCCACGATGTAACGGTTTATTCCCGGTCCTCTTATAATACGGAAAAGTTGAAAGAGTGGAATGGAATTAGAATTATTACCACGCCGGCAATCGCTTCAAAAAATCTTGATGCGATTACTTCAACCTTTTTTGCTTGTTTAGATTTGGTTCGCCGTCGTTACGATATTATTCACATTCAATCAATTGGTCCTGGTTCCCTGCTCTGGCTGGCGAAACTTTTAAAACCGCGCACGAAAGTTGTTTTTACTTTTCACTGCCAGGATTATTATCATAAGAAATGGGGGCATTTTGCGAAGTGGTATTTAAAATTTGGTGAAGTGGTCGGCAATCGTTTAGCCGACAAAGTTTTTACCGTCTCCAAATCTTTAGCTCAGTATGCCAAGGACCATTATGGAGCCGAAGCGCTCTGCATTCCGTCCTCGGCACAAGTTAGTTCTTTAGCGCCGGCTGATGAAATTACCAAACAATGGGGCTTAACTAAAGATAGCTACTTGGTTTCTATCGGCCGCTTAGTGCGCCACAAAGGTATTCATTATTTGATTAAGGCCTACCAAGAATTAAAAACTGACAAAAAATTAGTCATCGTTGGCGATGGTTCTTTCACTGATGATTATGTTACGGAATTAAAAGAATTAGCCGCTGGCAATCCCAGTATTATCTTTACTGGCAATCAAACCGGACAAACCTTAAAAGAGCTTTATTCTAACGCTGCTATTTTCGTTCAACCTTCAGAGTCGGAAGGACTTTCTTTCGCTTTAATTGAGGCGATGTCTTACGCTCGGCCTTGTGTCGTCTCCAATATTGACTCTAATGCCGAAGGTTTAGCTGACGCCGGTGTTTATTTTGAAGATCGCAATTATGAAGATTTACGCAATAAATTACAAGCACTCTTAGACCAGCCAGAACAATTAGCGGCTTTCGGGAATGCCGCCCTGGAGCGTGTTAAAAAAGAATATGAAGCCGGAAAAATTGCTCAAGATATGATTATCGCCTATACAGAGGTCTTAACTAAAAATAAAGTAAGAGCCTCGGTTACTCCTTCTCCCGCTTTACCAAAATAA
- a CDS encoding tyrosine-type recombinase/integrase (Derived by automated computational analysis using gene prediction method: Protein Homology. GO_function: GO:0003677 - DNA binding [Evidence IEA]; GO_process: GO:0006310 - DNA recombination [Evidence IEA]; GO_process: GO:0015074 - DNA integration [Evidence IEA]): protein MSAKLPHFDDFLLNLRVNNYSLETIYNYERDLKVFEDFLFENQVDFKKINKKDLLNYKAFLTSRDRKTPLAQETKKRLNAYSINRMLSVLRSYVRYLIEMDYPVTIAPDMIKMVKTTKKNAAVAGLDELVKLLEFPSSHEKNQTIGKRNRAILEVLFSTGLRISELINLKIKDIDKEGRIFVLGKGKKERFVYLTSRAQEHLEAYLSTRTDDSDYAFIPYRGQNAADRQKKLSAVYVQEMIKTYRELLNINFPISPHSLRHGFATYLAEAGANPAAIQVLLGHESLETTTRYVHASDNYARQAQKKFHPLKD, encoded by the coding sequence ATGTCTGCGAAACTACCCCACTTTGACGACTTTTTACTCAATTTAAGGGTCAACAACTACTCGCTGGAAACTATTTACAATTATGAGCGAGACCTTAAAGTCTTTGAAGATTTTTTATTTGAAAATCAAGTTGACTTTAAGAAAATTAATAAAAAAGATTTACTAAACTATAAAGCATTTTTAACTTCTCGTGATCGCAAGACCCCTTTAGCTCAAGAAACTAAAAAAAGACTGAATGCTTACTCTATCAACCGCATGCTTTCAGTTCTCCGCTCTTACGTCCGTTATCTAATTGAAATGGATTACCCGGTTACCATAGCTCCCGATATGATTAAAATGGTCAAAACAACCAAGAAAAATGCGGCCGTAGCCGGACTTGACGAATTGGTTAAATTATTGGAATTCCCGTCCAGTCACGAAAAAAACCAAACTATCGGGAAGCGCAATCGAGCTATTCTAGAAGTACTCTTCTCTACCGGTTTGCGTATTTCTGAACTCATTAATTTAAAGATAAAAGATATTGATAAAGAGGGCCGTATTTTCGTTTTAGGCAAAGGCAAGAAGGAGCGCTTTGTTTATCTCACCTCGCGCGCTCAAGAACATCTAGAGGCCTATTTAAGCACGAGAACTGACGATTCCGACTATGCCTTTATTCCCTACCGGGGCCAAAACGCGGCCGACCGCCAAAAAAAGCTCTCGGCTGTTTATGTTCAAGAAATGATCAAGACTTATAGAGAACTTCTTAATATCAACTTCCCTATTTCTCCGCACTCCTTACGCCATGGCTTTGCCACTTATCTGGCCGAAGCGGGCGCCAATCCGGCGGCAATTCAAGTCTTGTTGGGCCATGAATCGCTGGAAACCACTACTCGTTATGTCCATGCTTCCGATAATTATGCCCGGCAAGCTCAAAAAAAGTTCCACCCTTTAAAGGATTAA
- a CDS encoding peptidoglycan DD-metalloendopeptidase family protein (Derived by automated computational analysis using gene prediction method: Protein Homology.), with amino-acid sequence MKKKLGLLIFTLLLICFFAYAIPSAFSQPATIDDEITELNNQIQQQKKQMEEISSRQKEYQQAISAKKRDQASLKNQLSILEDREAQTQLDIEKTNLNIDKTSLEIKKLELDMLGVDREIENDKDKIGNLLRLVYKQDQISSLEALLLNGSLAEFLNQAKYLENTNEKIRESLQELQRKKSDLDQSQISLGEKNKELLALKKELEKKKESLAYEQESKVIILEETKSSEEEYQRLLAQAKREQQQAEAEISSLEKSVRRKMSEKEKNQLEGGSTDIAWPTSGRYITTGFHDQEYPYRKIIGEHPAIDIRAPQGTTLRAAGDGYVARVKYDGTNAYAYIMIIHSNGLSTVYGHVSAVSVEQDQYVLQGDKIGLTGGAPRSIGAGAFTTGPHLHFEVRKNGIPVNPLDYLP; translated from the coding sequence ATGAAGAAAAAATTAGGTTTACTTATATTCACGCTTTTGTTGATATGTTTTTTTGCGTACGCTATCCCCTCAGCTTTTTCGCAACCAGCTACTATTGATGACGAAATTACCGAGTTAAATAACCAAATTCAGCAACAGAAGAAGCAAATGGAAGAAATTAGTAGTCGCCAAAAAGAGTATCAACAAGCAATTAGTGCTAAAAAACGTGATCAGGCCAGTTTAAAAAACCAGCTATCTATTTTAGAGGATCGGGAAGCGCAAACGCAGCTTGATATAGAAAAAACCAACTTGAATATTGATAAAACTTCTTTAGAGATTAAGAAGTTGGAGTTAGATATGCTGGGGGTGGACCGAGAAATTGAAAATGATAAGGATAAAATTGGCAACCTGTTGCGTTTGGTCTACAAACAAGATCAAATATCTTCACTAGAAGCCTTATTGCTAAATGGGTCCTTGGCGGAATTTTTAAATCAAGCGAAATACTTAGAAAATACCAATGAAAAGATTAGAGAAAGTTTGCAAGAATTGCAGCGCAAAAAAAGTGATCTAGACCAGAGTCAGATTTCTTTAGGTGAAAAAAATAAGGAGCTTTTAGCTTTGAAAAAAGAATTAGAAAAGAAAAAAGAAAGCTTAGCTTACGAACAGGAAAGTAAAGTTATTATTTTGGAAGAAACAAAATCTTCAGAAGAGGAATATCAACGTTTATTAGCGCAAGCAAAAAGAGAACAACAGCAAGCCGAAGCGGAGATTTCTAGTTTAGAGAAATCCGTCCGGCGCAAAATGTCGGAAAAAGAAAAAAATCAATTAGAGGGAGGATCAACGGATATTGCTTGGCCAACCTCTGGCCGCTATATCACGACCGGTTTTCATGACCAGGAGTATCCTTACCGAAAAATTATTGGCGAGCACCCGGCCATTGATATTCGCGCCCCCCAAGGAACAACTTTACGCGCGGCCGGCGATGGTTATGTTGCCCGAGTTAAATATGATGGCACGAATGCTTACGCCTACATCATGATTATTCATAGTAACGGCTTATCGACTGTTTATGGCCACGTCTCAGCGGTGTCGGTGGAGCAGGATCAATATGTCTTACAGGGCGACAAGATTGGTTTAACCGGTGGAGCGCCGCGCAGTATTGGGGCGGGTGCTTTTACTACCGGACCGCACTTACATTTTGAAGTTAGAAAAAATGGTATTCCCGTTAACCCTTTAGATTATCTTCCTTAA